The Deinococcus koreensis genome window below encodes:
- a CDS encoding ATP-dependent RecD-like DNA helicase, with protein MPAAPTTEPLRVSGGVNKVRFRSESGFTVMTARIRNTDGEDPDATVIGVMPPLEAGDTFSADVLMEEHREYGYQYRVLNMVLEAQPADLTEAGIAAYLEARVGGVGKVLAGRIARTFGPGTFDILEQEPDKLLQVPGVTASTLHKMVSSWSQQGLERRLLAGLQGLGLSISQAQRAVKHFGEAALERLQADLFALTEVEGIGFLTADKLWQSQGGAQDDPRRLTAAAVYALQQAAQQGGHSFLPRSRAERGVLHYTRVSLPQAKLAVDTAVELGRLTADELPLFEGETGTEGRIYLPHVLRAEKKLAGLIRTLIATPPGGDEWLIPAGSAVGLSGEQASVLGLLEEHRLVVLTGGPGTGKSTTTRAVADLAEKLGLEVALCAPTGKAARRLGEVTGRSASTVHRLLGYGPAGFRHNHLEPAPYDLFIVDEVSMMGDALMLSLLSAVPPGARVLLVGDTDQLPPVDAGLPLLAVAQAAPTVRLTRVYRQAAENPIIRAAHGLLQGQAPAWGDPRLNLTETDPDGGARRVALMVRELGGPARVQVLTPMRKGPLGMDHLNHHLQGLFNPGEGGVRIGEGEARAGDAVVQTKNDYSNEIFNGTLGTVLRAEGGKLSVDFDGNIVELAGAELFNLQLGYALTVHRAQGSEWDTVLTVLHEAHMPMLSRNLVYTALTRARERFYSAGSASAWDKAAGRQREARNTALLERIRAR; from the coding sequence ATGCCCGCCGCCCCGACCACCGAGCCCCTGCGCGTGTCGGGCGGCGTGAACAAGGTGCGCTTCCGCTCCGAGTCGGGCTTCACGGTCATGACCGCGCGCATCCGCAACACCGATGGCGAAGACCCGGACGCCACCGTGATCGGCGTGATGCCCCCGCTGGAGGCCGGCGACACCTTCAGCGCCGACGTCCTGATGGAGGAGCACCGCGAGTACGGCTACCAGTACCGCGTGCTGAACATGGTGCTGGAGGCCCAGCCGGCGGATCTGACCGAGGCCGGCATCGCGGCGTACCTGGAGGCGCGCGTGGGCGGCGTGGGCAAGGTGCTGGCCGGGCGCATCGCGCGCACCTTCGGCCCCGGCACCTTCGACATCCTGGAACAGGAGCCCGACAAACTGCTGCAGGTGCCGGGCGTGACCGCCTCGACGCTGCACAAGATGGTCTCCAGCTGGTCGCAGCAGGGCCTGGAACGCCGGCTGCTGGCCGGTCTGCAGGGCCTGGGCCTGAGCATTTCCCAGGCGCAGCGGGCGGTCAAGCACTTCGGCGAGGCCGCGCTGGAACGCCTGCAGGCCGACCTCTTCGCGCTGACCGAGGTCGAGGGCATCGGCTTTCTCACCGCCGACAAGCTCTGGCAGTCGCAGGGCGGCGCGCAGGACGACCCCCGCCGCCTGACCGCCGCCGCCGTGTACGCGCTGCAGCAGGCCGCGCAGCAGGGCGGGCACTCCTTCCTGCCGCGCAGCCGCGCCGAGCGGGGCGTACTCCACTACACGCGGGTCAGCCTGCCGCAGGCCAAGCTGGCGGTCGACACGGCCGTGGAACTGGGCCGCCTGACGGCCGACGAACTGCCGCTCTTCGAGGGCGAGACCGGGACTGAAGGCCGGATCTACCTGCCCCACGTGCTGCGCGCCGAGAAGAAGCTCGCGGGGCTGATCCGCACCCTGATCGCCACGCCGCCCGGCGGCGACGAGTGGCTGATTCCGGCGGGCAGCGCGGTGGGCTTATCGGGCGAGCAGGCCAGCGTGCTGGGGCTGCTGGAGGAACACCGGCTGGTGGTGCTCACCGGCGGCCCCGGCACCGGCAAGAGCACGACCACCCGCGCGGTGGCCGATCTGGCCGAGAAGCTGGGCCTGGAGGTCGCGCTGTGTGCGCCCACCGGCAAGGCCGCGCGGCGGCTGGGCGAGGTCACCGGCCGCTCGGCCAGCACCGTGCACCGGCTGCTGGGTTACGGCCCGGCCGGCTTCCGGCACAACCACCTGGAACCGGCCCCCTACGACCTGTTCATCGTGGACGAGGTCTCCATGATGGGCGACGCCCTGATGCTCTCGCTGCTCTCGGCCGTGCCGCCGGGCGCCCGCGTGCTGCTGGTGGGCGACACCGACCAGCTCCCCCCGGTGGACGCCGGCCTGCCGCTGCTGGCGGTCGCCCAGGCCGCGCCCACCGTGCGCCTCACGCGGGTGTACCGGCAGGCGGCCGAGAACCCGATTATCCGCGCCGCCCACGGGCTGCTGCAGGGACAGGCCCCGGCGTGGGGCGATCCGCGCCTGAACCTCACCGAGACCGACCCCGACGGCGGCGCCCGGCGCGTGGCCCTGATGGTGCGTGAGCTGGGCGGCCCGGCGCGCGTGCAGGTGCTGACCCCCATGAGAAAGGGGCCGCTGGGCATGGATCACCTGAACCACCACCTGCAGGGCCTCTTCAACCCCGGCGAGGGCGGTGTGCGGATCGGCGAGGGCGAGGCGCGCGCCGGGGACGCCGTGGTGCAGACGAAGAACGACTACAGCAACGAGATCTTCAACGGCACCCTGGGCACCGTGCTCAGGGCCGAGGGCGGCAAGCTCAGCGTGGATTTCGACGGCAACATCGTGGAACTCGCGGGCGCCGAACTGTTCAACCTGCAGCTCGGCTACGCCCTGACCGTGCACCGTGCCCAGGGCAGCGAATGGGATACGGTATTGACCGTGCTGCACGAGGCGCACATGCCCATGCTGTCGCGCAATCTGGTCTACACCGCCCTGACCCGCGCCCGCGAACGCTTCTACTCGGCCGGGTCGGCCAGCGCCTGGGACAAGGCCGCCGGCCGCCAGCGCGAGGCCCGCAACACCGCCCTGCTGGAACGCATCCGGGCGAGGTAG